The region CCGCCGATGGAAGGAGAGTCCCCGGACGTGGAGGATGAACTGGCCAACGTTCTGGACGATTTCTGGTTGCCAGACTACCTGGGTGGCCAGCCGGGATCCGTCAATCCCCGAGACCAGGTAAGTCATTTTGAGTTAAAACGTAGCGTGGAATGGCTTCATGTCGTggtatgccgttttttttttcttcttaggaGGACAACGCCATGGGGATGCCATTGCACGACGGTCTGAACGAGCCTCTCCGTCTGTAAGTGAcaaatttcatttcattgtcaAATCGCAAGGGAAAAGTctgtcaaaaacaacattttggatATACTTCTAAATTATTGTTCTTCTATAATGGATGAGTTGGTGGGAAAAACAGTTTGGGaagtttcaaaaaaatacatatataggtTGAAtagcaggggtggcgaacacgtCGCTgtcgagccgcatgtggctctttgctttttATCAAATTTTGTGTATACACTATTGGTGTCATTCTGTATTTTGACTAGTTTGGACACCAAAGTGTGGTTTTGTGGATTGTGGTCCATTTTATAACTCATTTGTTGCCATTTCTACAGTGTAGGAAACAATTAGGTTATAGGTTTACTGAGAAAGTTTCCATTTTAAAgtctagaacaagggtgtcagactctgttGCttcaaaatcaggaaatgtaatatacatctatacttttcatttgaatttgattgtaaaacagaaagtcggcactcatgattgactttcccgggccgtacaaaatgaggcggcgggccaagtttggcccccgggccgccactttgacacatgtgatctaGAGCGTGAGTGTGTTTTTGTACAGTAAAGATGAAGCGACGTGTGGAGCGTCATCTGACACCATTGAAACTACACCAGATCCCTTATTGAGCATGTAAGTAtagaaaaacaatatatatatatagatgggAATGTGCAGTACTCTTACCAAGCACACGTTTGTGTTGGTAGCGACAGCAGCGACGGCAACAGCAGCAGCCACTGTTACGGCCTGGGGTTGCCAGATTCGGATCGTCCGTACGTGAAGAAACCGCCCAACGCCTTCATGCTGTTCCGCAAAGAGCAGAGCCCCAACGTGGTGGCCCAGTTTAACATCACCAACTCGGCCGTGGTCAATAAAATCCTGGGAAGGatggtaattatttttttttaaacccagcgGGAACGCCGGGCTCCGTCCACCAGAGGTCTGACTGACTTGTTTCCATTTCCACAGTGGAAGTCGATGCCCAAGAAGCTGCAGGCCAAGTACTACCAGCAAGCCGAAGAGCACAAAATCCTGCACGGCCTGCAGCATCCCGATTGGTCCTGCACGGAAAACTATGTAAGAAGTAGGACTAGGAACGGGAGATTTTACATTTCAGAACAGCCCATAgtcaaacggaaaaaaaaatcttactatactacgtcttcttaaaaaagccttactatatggTGGTCATTTTCAAGGCCGGTTCTTTCTCCAGGCAAGGCGGGCCAACGCCTAGGGTGCAATCTTATCAGCGGGCGCCAAATTTTGAACTGGCCTCGGCTTCCGTAGAACGTGAACCTCCATTTGGCGTCCACCAGGCCGAAACGATTTAAGGAAACGTTACTGctctttgttttgctttgtttcaGGGCAAAAAGAGGAAGCGCGATCGCAGCAGACACCCCACCTGCAACTCCAGTAAATCACGTCGCCGCCATTCCACGTAAGCTCCGTCCAACTCATGTCTTTTTTTGGCCCCTCCCCTAAAGAGTCAACAGAGGACCTGGCCTCGGCCGTAGAACGCCACTGTCCCGCCATGAGCCAGGGGGCGGGCGAGGTGTCCTCGTCGTCATCCCGTCACTACCACCATAAGAACATGGTGGGAGACGCGAAAGCCTATGGACACACGCGTGGCTGTTAACGGCGCCTGGGATGGTGTAGCCCGGCCGGGGTAAGATGAGGTACCCCCAATATATGGTGTCACCAATTTCTGCTCAAATTGCACTGACCAATTATTCCTGAAATAACAATCAAGAGGACATGACGCAGAAGGCACGGCGACGAGTGGCGCCACCGGCTGGAGGACTAGGGACGGTGACGGGCGGTGACGGACGATGACGGACGATGACGGACGATGACGGACGATGACGGCGGACACGAAGGACGCCAGCGCCAGGAGAAAAACATGGCGACCTCTTGTTGGAAAGATGGAATTCATGCATGAATAAAAAGAAGCCACTCAACAGATGGATAGGTTAACTGAATGAAGCTGTCtcattgggggtgctggagcatatcccagacAATGGCAGAAGGTGaaaatttttatgaattttttgAAAGCTTAGATGTgtcattaaaaagccttactagatATGAGAGCTGCCACGCCGTCTCCAGGTTAAagtccttactatactatgtgttttttttgcgataaaaagccttactatactatgtcgtttttggcgataaaaaagccttactatagtatgtcgtttttggcgataaaaaagccttactatagtatgttgtttttggcgataaaaaagccttactatactatgtcgttttttgcgattaaaaaagccttactatagtatgtcgtttttggcgataaaaaaaccttactatagtatgtcgtttttgccgataaaaaaagccttactatagtatgtcgtttttggcgataaaaaagccttactatagtatgtcgtttttgaacataaaaaagccttactatactatgtcgttttttgcgataaaaaagccttactatagtatgtcgtttttggcgataaaaaagccttactatagtatgtcgtttttggcgataaaaaagccttactatactatgtcgttttttaacgaaaaaaagccttactatagtatgtcgtttttggcgataaaaaagccctactatagtatgtcgtttttggcgataaaaaagccttactatagtatgtcgtttttggcgataaaaaagccttactataccatgtcgttttttaacgaaaaaaagccttactatagtatgtcgtttttggcgataaaaaagccttactatagtatgtcgtttttggcgataaaaaagccttactatagtatgtcgtttttggcgataaaaaagccttactatagtatgttgtttttggcgataaaaaagccttactatactatgtcgttttttgcgattaaaaaagccttactatagtatgtcgtttttggcgataaaaaaaccttactatagtatgtcgtttttgccgataaaaaaagccttactatagtatgtcgtttttggcgataaaaaagccttactatagtatgtcgtttttgaacataaaaaagccttactatactatgtcgttttttgcgataaaaaagccttactatagtatgtcgtttttggcgataaaaaagccttactatagtatgtcgtttttggcgataaaaaagccttactatactatgtcgttttttaacgaaaaaaagccttactatagtatgtcgtttttggcgataaaaaagccctactatagtatgtcgtttttggcgataaaaaagccttactatagtatgtcgtttttggcgataaaaaagccttactataccatgtcgttttttaacgaaaaaaagccttactatagtatgtcgtttttggcgataaaaaagccttactatagtatgtcgtttttggcgataaaaaagccttactatagtatgtcgtttttggcgataaaaaagccttactatagtatgtcgtttttgaacataaaaaagccttactatagtatgtcgtttttggcgataaaaaagccttactatagtatgtcgtttttggcgataaaaaagccttactatagtatgtcgtttttggcgataaaaaagccttactatagtatgtcgtttttgaacataaaaaagccttactatagtatgtcgtttttggcgataaaaaagccttactatagtatgtcgtttttggcgataaaaaagccttactatagtatgtcgtttttggcgataaaaaagccttactatagtatgtcgtttttgaacataaaaaagccttactatactatgtcgttttttgcgataaaaaagccttactatagtatgtcgtttttggcgataaaaaagccttactatagtatgtcgtttttggcgataaaaaagccttactatagtatgtcgtttttgaacataaaaaagccttactatactatgtcgttttttgcgataaaaaagccttactatagtatgtcgtttttggcgataaaaaagccttactatagtatgtcgtttttcgcaataaaaaagccttactatactatgtcattttttgcgataaaaagccttactatactatgtcgttttttgacgaaaaaaagccttactatagtatgtcgtttttggcgataaaaaagccttactatagtatgtcgtttttggcgataaaaaagccttactatagtatgtcgtttttggcgataaaaaagccttactatagtatgtcgtttttggcgataaaaaagccttactatagtatgtcgtttttggcgataaaaaagccttactatagtatgccgtttttggcgataaaaaaggcttactatagtatgtcgtttttggcgataaaaaagccttactatagtatgttgtttttggtgataaaaaagccttactatagtatgtcgtttttgaacataaaaaagccttactatactatgtcgttttttgcgataaaaaagccttactatagttactatagtaaggcttttttatcgcaaaaaacgacatactatagtaaggcttttttatcgccaaaaacgacatactatagtaaggcttttttatcgccaaaaacgacatactatagtaaggcttttttatcgccaaaacgacatactatagtatagtatgtcgttttggcgataaaaaagccttactatagtatgtcgtttttggcgataaaaaagccttactatagtatgtcgtttttggcgataaaaaagccttactatagtatgtcgtttttggcgataaaaaagccttactatagtatgtcgtttttggcgataaaaaagccttactatagtatgtcaattttggcgataaaaaagccttactatagtatgtcgtttttgaacataaaaaagccttactatagtatgtcgtttttgaacataaaaaagccttactatatatactatgtcgtttttttgcgataaaaaagccttactatagtatgtcgtttttggcgataaaaaagccttactatagtatgtcgtttttggcgataaaaaaaagccttactatagtatgtcgtttttggcgataaaaaagccttactatactatgtcgtttttggtgagaaaaagtcttactatagtatgtcgtttttggcgataaaaaagccttactatactatgtcgtttttggcgataaaaaagccttactatagtatgtcgtttttggcgataaaaagccttactatactatgtcatttttttgaagaaaaaagccttactatactatgtcgttttttgaagaaaaaagccttattatactgtcgttttttgaagaaaaagccttactatactgtcatttttttttgaagaaaaagccttactatactatgttgtttttttgaagaaaaaagccttactatactatgtcgtttttggcgataaaaaagccttactatagtatgtcgtttttggcgataaaaaagccttactatagtatgtcgttttttgcgataaaaaagccttactatagtatgtcgtttttggcgataaaaaagccttactataatatgtcgtttttcgcaataaaaaagccttactatactatgtcattttttgcgataaaaagccttactatactatgtcgttttttaacaaaaaaaagccttactatagtatgtcgtttttggcgataaaaaagccttactatagtatgtcgtttttggcgataaaaaagccttactatagtatgtcgttttttaacataaaaaagccttactatactatgtcgttttttgcgataaaaaagccttactatagtatgtcgtttttggcgataaaaaagccttactatactatgtcgttttttaacgaaaaaaagccttactatagtatgtcgtttttggcgataaaaaagccttactatagtatgtcgtttttggcgataaaaaaaagccttactatagtatgtcgtttttggcgataaaaaagccttactatactatgtcgtttttggtgagaaaaagtcttactatagtatgtcgtttttggcgataaaaaagccttactatactatgtcgtttttggcgataaaaaagccttactatagtatgtcgtttttggcgataaaaaagccttactatactatgtcgtttttggcgataaaaaagccttactatagtatgtcgtttttgacgataaaaaagccttactatactatgtcgtttttggcgataaaaaagccttactatagtatgtcgtttttggcgataaaaaagccttactatagtatgtcgttttttgcgataaaaagccttactatactatgtcgttttttaacgaaaaaaagccttactatagtatgtcgtttttggcgataaaaaagccttactgtactatgtcgtttttggcgataaaaaagccttactatagtatgtcgtttttcgcaataaaaaagccttactatactatgtcattttttgcgataaaaagccttactatactatgtcgttttttaacgaaaaaagccttactatactatgtcattttttttgaagaaaaaagccttactatactatgtcgttttttgaagaaaaaagccttattatactatgtcgtttttttgaagaaaaaaagccttgctatactatgtcgtttttttgaagaaaaaagccttgctatactatgtcgttttttgaagaaaaagccttactatactatgttgtttttttgaagaaaaaagcctactatactatgtcgtttttggcgataaaaaagccttactatagtatgtcgttttttgcgataaaaaagccttactatagtatgttgttttttgcgataaaaaagccttactatactatgtcgttttttgcgataaaaaagccttactatactatgtcgttttttgcgataaaaaagccttactatactatgtcgtttttggcgataaaaaagccttactatagtatgtcgtttttggcgataaaaaagccttactatagtatgtcgtttttggcgataaaaaagccttactatactatgttgtttttttgaagaaaaaagccttactatactatgtcgtttttggcgataaaaaagccttactatagtatgtcgtttttggcgataaaaaagccttactatagtatgtcgtttttggcgataaaaaagccttactatactatgtcgttttttgcgataaaaaagccttactatagtatgtcgtttttgaacataaaaaagccttactatactatgtcgttttttgcgataaaaaagccttactatagtatgtcgtttttggcgataaaaaagccttactatagtatgtcgtttttggcgataaaaaagccttactatagtatgtcgtttttgaacataaaaaagccttactatactatgtcgttttttgcgataaaaaagccttactatagtatgtcgtttttggcgataaaaaagccttactatagtatgtcgtttttcgcaataaaaaagccttactatactatgtcattttttgcgataaaaagccttactatactatgtcgttttttaacgaaaaaaagccttactatagtatgtcgtttttggcgataaaaaagccttactatagtatgtcgtttttggcgataaaaaagccttactatagtatgtcgtttttggcgataaaaaagccttactatagtatgtcgtttttggcgataaaaaagccttactatagtatgtcgtttttggcgataaaaaagccttactatactatgtcgtttttggcgataaaaaagccttactatagtatgtcgtttttgaacataaaaaagccttactatactatgtcgttttttgcgataaaaaagccttactatagtatgtcgtttttggcgataaaaaagccttactatagtatgtcgtttttggcgataaaaaagccttactatagtatgtcgtttttgaacataaaaaagccttactatactatgtcgttttttgcgataaaaaagccttactatagtatgtcgtttttggcgataaaaaagccttactatagtatgtcgtttttcgcaataaaaaagccttactatactatgtcattttttgcgataaaaagccttactatactatgtcgttttttaacgaaaaaaagccttactatagtatgtcgtttttggcgataaaaaagccttactatagtatgtcgtttttggcgataaaaaagccttactatagtatgtcgtttttggcgataaaaaagccttactatagtatgtcgtttttggccataaaaaagccttactatagtatgtcgtttttggcgataaaaaagccttactatagtatgtcgtttttggcgataaaaaagccttactatagtatgtcgtttttcgcaataaaaaagccttactatactatgtcattttttgcgataaaaagccttactatactatgtcgttttttgcgataaaaaagccttactatagtatgtcgtttttggcgataa is a window of Stigmatopora nigra isolate UIUO_SnigA chromosome 13, RoL_Snig_1.1, whole genome shotgun sequence DNA encoding:
- the LOC144205989 gene encoding uncharacterized protein LOC144205989; protein product: MEKLQTIPTDEDVKWDKMLDNILKSADTILWGTSPATATTATTAATTTAAGPTPDPPVLKEEPQAIPTTPPVAEPQVVMDLLPVASGGQPPMEGESPDVEDELANVLDDFWLPDYLGGQPGSVNPRDQEDNAMGMPLHDGLNEPLRLKDEATCGASSDTIETTPDPLLSIDSSDGNSSSHCYGLGLPDSDRPYVKKPPNAFMLFRKEQSPNVVAQFNITNSAVVNKILGRMWKSMPKKLQAKYYQQAEEHKILHGLQHPDWSCTENYGKKRKRDRSRHPTCNSKSTEDLASAVERHCPAMSQGAGEVSSSSSRHYHHKNMVGDAKAYGHTRGC